A single window of Oreochromis aureus strain Israel breed Guangdong linkage group 7, ZZ_aureus, whole genome shotgun sequence DNA harbors:
- the adpgk gene encoding ADP-dependent glucokinase isoform X2, with the protein MWRKALVAALLALAVGYFYGSPELPEQILQYVSLPNFQTSSQNLNSQNSLERVISGAWEALITLPTRQWSRVAVGVNACVDVVVSGVSLLQALAVDPGIGQDHEVLHSKEDLKEAFVHYMGRGAAAERFFSDREAFQRIARAAAEYPNAKFYVGGNAALIAQKLATYPDLMVLLCGPVGPKLHEMLDEQIIVPPDSLQETDEFHLILEYKAGEKWGSTQAPQANRFIFSHDMSNGKMSSLETFVASLEEFQPDLVVLSGLHMMDGQGRELWEERLKEAVSAISDIRKDIPIHLELASMTDKDYMNSIMQEVMPIVSSIGLNEQELLFLSQAGEGPHAEMVAWKGIPDVGRVSDILLWILERHGRSEPSSEADLTRIHFHTLAYHILVTVDGYWGNQVAAVMAGARVASNQACGLQSVDVSKVELRAPLEFNSSHIEPREQLSLNPAEPVTVWRRGNVTFHFTPVLVCKRPLRTVGLGDAISAEGLLYSELLPQQPF; encoded by the exons ATGTGGAGGAAGGCTTTGGTAGCGGCCCTGCTGGCACTAGCTGTTGGCTATTTCTACGGCAGCCCGGAGCTGCCGGAGCAGATCCTGCAGTACGTCAGCCTGCCAAACTTCCAGACTTCATCTCAAAACCTGAACAGTCAGAACAGCTTGGAGCGGGTGATCTCCGGCGCCTGGGAGGCTCTGATAACTCTACCAACCCGGCAGTGGAGCAGAGTGGCAGTGGG GGTGAATGCCTGCGTGGACGTGGTGGTCTCGGGAGTTTCACTCCTGCAGGCTCTGGCTGTGGATCCTGGCATCGGCCAGGATCACGAAGTGCTGCACTCCAAAGAGGACTTGAAGGAAGCTTTCGTCCATTACATGGGGCGTGGAGCGGCTGCTGAGCGCTTCTTCAGCGACAGGGAGGCTTTTCAGAGGATTGCGCGTGCAGCAGCAGAGTACCCCAATGCAAAG TTCTACGTGGGAGGAAATGCTGCCCTGATTGCTCAGAAGCTTGCGACATACCCTGATCTGATG GTTTTGCTTTGTGGTCCAGTTGGTCCTAAACTTCACGAGATGTTGGATGAGCAGATAATTGTTCCCCCAGATTCCCTCCAGGAGACGGATGAGTTTCACCTCATCCTGGAGTATAAAGCAG GTGAGAAATGGGGTTCAACTCAGGCACCTCAAGCCAACCGCTTCATCTTTTCTCACGACATGTCCAACGGGAAGATGAGCTCACTGGAGACTTTTGTGGCGAGCCTGGAAGAGTTCCAGCCCGATCTTGTCGTCCTGTCTGGGCTCCACATGATGGACGGTCAGGGCCGAGAGCTGTGGGAGGAGCGGCTGAAAGAG GCTGTCTCGGCCATATCTGACATCCGTAAAGACATTCCCATCCACCTGGAGTTGGCGAGCATGACCGACAAAGACTACATGAACAGCATAATGCAGGAG GTTATGCCCATTGTCAGCTCCATTGGGTTGAATGAGCAGGAGCTGCTCTTCCTCTCTCAGGCCGGAGAGGGGCCTCATGCAGAAATGGTGGCCTGGAAAGGTATCCCGGATGTGGGTCGGGTCAGCGACATCCTCCTGTGGATCCTGGAGCGGCACGGCCGCAGTGAGCCATCGTCAGAAGCCGATCTCACTCGGATCCACTTCCACACGCTGGCCTACCACATTCTGGTTACAGTAGACGGATACTGGGGGAACCAGGTGGCGGCGGTGATGGCCGGAGCGCGGGTGGCCAGCAATCAGGCCTGTGGCCTCCAGTCTGTCGACGTCAGCAAGGTGGAGCTCAGAGCCCCTCTGGAGTTTAACAGCTCCCACATTGAGCCCCGGGAGCAGCTGTCCCTGAACCCAGCAGAGCCTGTTACAGTGTGGCGGCGCGGAAACGTCACCTTTCACTTCACGCCGGTGCTGGTCTGCAAGCGCCCGCTTCGGACAGTGGGGCTCGGGGATGCCATCTCAGCGGAGGGACTGCTTTACTCAGAGTTACTTCCCCAGCAGCCTTTCTGA
- the adpgk gene encoding ADP-dependent glucokinase isoform X1, which produces MWRKALVAALLALAVGYFYGSPELPEQILQYVSLPNFQTSSQNLNSQNSLERVISGAWEALITLPTRQWSRVAVGVNACVDVVVSGVSLLQALAVDPGIGQDHEVLHSKEDLKEAFVHYMGRGAAAERFFSDREAFQRIARAAAEYPNAKFYVGGNAALIAQKLATYPDLMVLLCGPVGPKLHEMLDEQIIVPPDSLQETDEFHLILEYKAGEKWGSTQAPQANRFIFSHDMSNGKMSSLETFVASLEEFQPDLVVLSGLHMMDGQGRELWEERLKEAVSAISDIRKDIPIHLELASMTDKDYMNSIMQEQVMPIVSSIGLNEQELLFLSQAGEGPHAEMVAWKGIPDVGRVSDILLWILERHGRSEPSSEADLTRIHFHTLAYHILVTVDGYWGNQVAAVMAGARVASNQACGLQSVDVSKVELRAPLEFNSSHIEPREQLSLNPAEPVTVWRRGNVTFHFTPVLVCKRPLRTVGLGDAISAEGLLYSELLPQQPF; this is translated from the exons ATGTGGAGGAAGGCTTTGGTAGCGGCCCTGCTGGCACTAGCTGTTGGCTATTTCTACGGCAGCCCGGAGCTGCCGGAGCAGATCCTGCAGTACGTCAGCCTGCCAAACTTCCAGACTTCATCTCAAAACCTGAACAGTCAGAACAGCTTGGAGCGGGTGATCTCCGGCGCCTGGGAGGCTCTGATAACTCTACCAACCCGGCAGTGGAGCAGAGTGGCAGTGGG GGTGAATGCCTGCGTGGACGTGGTGGTCTCGGGAGTTTCACTCCTGCAGGCTCTGGCTGTGGATCCTGGCATCGGCCAGGATCACGAAGTGCTGCACTCCAAAGAGGACTTGAAGGAAGCTTTCGTCCATTACATGGGGCGTGGAGCGGCTGCTGAGCGCTTCTTCAGCGACAGGGAGGCTTTTCAGAGGATTGCGCGTGCAGCAGCAGAGTACCCCAATGCAAAG TTCTACGTGGGAGGAAATGCTGCCCTGATTGCTCAGAAGCTTGCGACATACCCTGATCTGATG GTTTTGCTTTGTGGTCCAGTTGGTCCTAAACTTCACGAGATGTTGGATGAGCAGATAATTGTTCCCCCAGATTCCCTCCAGGAGACGGATGAGTTTCACCTCATCCTGGAGTATAAAGCAG GTGAGAAATGGGGTTCAACTCAGGCACCTCAAGCCAACCGCTTCATCTTTTCTCACGACATGTCCAACGGGAAGATGAGCTCACTGGAGACTTTTGTGGCGAGCCTGGAAGAGTTCCAGCCCGATCTTGTCGTCCTGTCTGGGCTCCACATGATGGACGGTCAGGGCCGAGAGCTGTGGGAGGAGCGGCTGAAAGAG GCTGTCTCGGCCATATCTGACATCCGTAAAGACATTCCCATCCACCTGGAGTTGGCGAGCATGACCGACAAAGACTACATGAACAGCATAATGCAGGAG CAGGTTATGCCCATTGTCAGCTCCATTGGGTTGAATGAGCAGGAGCTGCTCTTCCTCTCTCAGGCCGGAGAGGGGCCTCATGCAGAAATGGTGGCCTGGAAAGGTATCCCGGATGTGGGTCGGGTCAGCGACATCCTCCTGTGGATCCTGGAGCGGCACGGCCGCAGTGAGCCATCGTCAGAAGCCGATCTCACTCGGATCCACTTCCACACGCTGGCCTACCACATTCTGGTTACAGTAGACGGATACTGGGGGAACCAGGTGGCGGCGGTGATGGCCGGAGCGCGGGTGGCCAGCAATCAGGCCTGTGGCCTCCAGTCTGTCGACGTCAGCAAGGTGGAGCTCAGAGCCCCTCTGGAGTTTAACAGCTCCCACATTGAGCCCCGGGAGCAGCTGTCCCTGAACCCAGCAGAGCCTGTTACAGTGTGGCGGCGCGGAAACGTCACCTTTCACTTCACGCCGGTGCTGGTCTGCAAGCGCCCGCTTCGGACAGTGGGGCTCGGGGATGCCATCTCAGCGGAGGGACTGCTTTACTCAGAGTTACTTCCCCAGCAGCCTTTCTGA